In one window of Cytophagaceae bacterium ABcell3 DNA:
- a CDS encoding glycosyltransferase family 39 protein, whose translation MTRQKLFSGAEYSSGFYISVFLIFWLTINLIQGGLIQLAHDESYYWMFSRFPDWGYFDHPPAIAVLIKAGYTLFQNEFGVRFFIAISSTLAVYLIWKMTDKDKKDVLLFAAIAFSISMFNASGFLAVPDIPLILFTALFFYVYKYFLQHPGIKSELLLAVTIALLLYSKYHGVLVLFFVILSNPLLLIRVSFWRIVLFSFVLFLPHILWQIDNDYPSLRYHLVTRSTDPYQVRYTLDYLLGQLLVTGPFIGIFVLYTAFSYKVSNQFERALKYTMFGIFFFFFLSTFKGWVEANWTIPAFIPLIILSYNKALYHEKLRKWILYLTIPSVIFIAGARFLMVSDITWKSLGFKTQFHGWDQWAQEIEEIAEGRPVVFINSYQWASKYNFYSDQGTGHSYNTSGARGNMYDFWPFEDSLQGKNIIKIHRSPLPDSDSLKTVFGEYIYYRHINNFRSYNKVDIEVLPENLEFDQGDTIRLPIRIKNNFKQTVDFNANPDLMAKLLPRMFEEHPTPTQLKQDIITNRLEPGASVDQEVKVIMPDFAGTYTLRIDIAPGWMKPGQNSKNYTVIVK comes from the coding sequence ATGACAAGGCAAAAACTGTTCTCCGGAGCTGAGTATAGCTCCGGTTTTTACATTTCAGTATTTCTCATCTTTTGGCTTACGATCAACCTCATTCAAGGCGGATTGATCCAGCTAGCGCATGACGAAAGTTACTACTGGATGTTTAGCCGTTTCCCAGACTGGGGGTATTTTGACCACCCACCTGCAATTGCTGTTTTGATTAAAGCGGGATACACGCTCTTCCAAAATGAATTTGGGGTACGTTTTTTCATCGCCATCAGCAGCACACTGGCTGTTTACCTCATTTGGAAAATGACTGATAAAGACAAAAAGGATGTCCTGCTTTTTGCAGCTATTGCTTTTTCTATCAGCATGTTCAATGCCAGTGGCTTCCTAGCTGTACCGGACATACCGCTGATCCTCTTTACTGCATTGTTCTTTTATGTATATAAATATTTTTTACAGCACCCAGGCATCAAATCAGAGTTGCTCCTTGCGGTCACCATAGCCTTACTTTTGTATAGCAAATACCATGGGGTATTAGTTTTGTTTTTCGTCATTCTGTCTAACCCACTCCTACTCATCAGGGTTTCCTTCTGGAGAATTGTACTTTTTTCTTTTGTTTTATTTCTCCCACATATATTGTGGCAAATAGATAACGACTATCCTTCTTTAAGATATCATTTGGTTACACGTTCTACAGACCCTTACCAGGTACGGTATACATTAGATTACCTGTTGGGACAACTGTTAGTAACAGGCCCATTTATTGGCATTTTTGTACTATACACTGCTTTTTCGTATAAAGTAAGCAATCAGTTTGAGCGGGCCTTGAAATACACCATGTTTGGTATTTTCTTTTTCTTCTTCTTGTCAACATTTAAAGGTTGGGTAGAAGCAAACTGGACAATTCCAGCATTTATTCCATTAATTATCCTCAGTTACAATAAAGCATTATATCATGAAAAGCTAAGAAAATGGATATTGTACCTAACCATTCCCTCTGTTATTTTTATAGCAGGAGCACGTTTTCTAATGGTTTCTGACATTACATGGAAAAGCCTAGGTTTCAAGACCCAATTTCATGGTTGGGACCAATGGGCGCAAGAGATAGAAGAAATTGCAGAAGGCCGTCCTGTAGTTTTTATCAACTCATACCAATGGGCTTCCAAATATAACTTTTATTCAGACCAAGGCACCGGACACAGTTACAACACCAGCGGAGCCAGGGGAAACATGTATGATTTTTGGCCTTTTGAAGACTCTCTACAAGGAAAAAATATTATAAAAATTCACAGGTCACCCCTGCCAGATTCTGATTCATTAAAAACAGTATTTGGAGAATATATTTACTACCGGCACATAAACAACTTTAGGTCATACAACAAAGTAGACATTGAAGTACTGCCGGAAAACCTGGAGTTTGACCAAGGTGACACTATTCGTTTACCCATCAGAATCAAAAACAACTTTAAGCAAACAGTAGACTTTAACGCAAACCCTGACCTAATGGCCAAGTTGCTCCCTAGAATGTTTGAAGAACACCCCACGCCTACACAACTCAAACAAGATATTATAACGAACCGTTTGGAACCAGGCGCTTCCGTAGACCAAGAAGTAAAAGTCATTATGCCCGATTTTGCTGGAACGTATACATTAAGGATAGATATTGCCCCCGGATGGATGAAACCTGGGCAAAACAGCAAAAACTACACGGTAATTGTAAAATAA